A window of Lepidochelys kempii isolate rLepKem1 chromosome 1, rLepKem1.hap2, whole genome shotgun sequence contains these coding sequences:
- the LOC140910329 gene encoding uncharacterized protein, which translates to MQSSSAQVTMMESQNRKRTPAWTEREVRDLIAVWGEESVLSELRSSFRNAKTFVKISQGMKDRGHNRDPKQCRVKLKELRQAYQKTREANSRSGSEPQTCRSYDELHAILGGSATTTPAVLFDSFNGDGDNTEAGFGEEEDDEEEEVVDSSQQASGETGFPDSQELFLTLDLEPVPPEPTQGCLLDPAGGEGTSAACVSMITGSSPSQRLVKLRKKKKRTRDEMLSELMLSSHTDRAQTNAWRQIKSECRKAQNDQEERWWAEESKWRAEARAEAQMWRQRDERRQDSILRLLQDQTSMLQCMVELQQRQLEHRLPLQPHCNQPPSSPSSIASTPRCPRTRWGGLRPTSHSTTEDCPKKKKAVIQ; encoded by the exons atgcagagctcatcagcacaggtgaccatgatggagtcccagaatcgcaaaagaactccagcatggaccgaacgggaggtacgggatctgatcgctgtttggggagaggaatccgtgctatcagaactccgttccagttttcgaaatgccaaaacctttgtgaaaatctcccagggcatgaaggacagaggccataacagggacccgaagcagtgccgcgtgaaactgaaggagctgaggcaagcctaccagaaaaccagagaggcgaacagccgctctgggtcagagccccaaacatgccgctcctatgatgagctgcatgccattttagggggttcagccaccactaccccagccgtgttgtttgactccttcaatggagatggagacaatacggaagcaggttttggggaagaagaagatgatgaggaggaggaggttgtagatagctcacagcaagcaagcggagaaaccggttttcccgacagccaggaactgtttctcaccctagacctggagccagtaccccccgaacccacccaaggctgcctcctggacccagcaggcggagaagggacctctg ctgcatgtgtttcaatgatcacaggatcttctccttcccagaggctagtgaagcttagaaagaaaaaaaaacgcactcgcgatgaaatgttgtccgagctcatgctgtcctcccacactgacagagcacagacgaatgcgtggaggcaaataaagtcagagtgcaggaaagcacaaaatgaccaggaggagaggtggtgggctgaagagagtaagtggcgggctgaagccagggctgaagctcaaatgtggcggcagcgtgatgagaggaggcaggattcaatactgaggctgctgcaggaccaaaccagtatgctccagtgtatggttgagctgcagcaaaggcagctggagcacagactgccactgcagccccactgtaaccaaccgccctcctccccaagttccatagcttccacacccagatgcccaagaacacggtgggggggcctccggccaaccagccactccaccacagaggattgccccaaaaaaaagaaggctgtcattcaataa